A stretch of Canis lupus baileyi chromosome 2, mCanLup2.hap1, whole genome shotgun sequence DNA encodes these proteins:
- the LOC140610027 gene encoding LOW QUALITY PROTEIN: olfactory receptor 6C76-like (The sequence of the model RefSeq protein was modified relative to this genomic sequence to represent the inferred CDS: inserted 1 base in 1 codon; substituted 1 base at 1 genomic stop codon) produces MNNRTSVTNFILLGLTDNPEIQAVNFLFLFLTYVLSVTGNLTIIILTLVDSHLEAPMYFFLXNFSLEISFTSACNPRFFISIVTGDKSISYNACAAQLFFFVLLGXPVFLLAAMSYDHYAAICKLLHYTTTMSNKICYQLVVSSWVAGFLVIFPPLAMGLQLDFCDSNVIDHFTCDSAPLLQMSCTDTSTLELMSFVLAILTLMSTLMLVILSHSYILRTILKIPSAQQRKKAFSTCSSHMIVVSISYGSCIFMYVKTSAKEGVALTKGVAMLSTSVALMLNPFIYTLRNQQVKEAFKDVVKKILFSKPLI; encoded by the exons ATGAATAATAGAACATCAGTGACCAACTTCATCCTCCTGGGTCTGACCGATAATCCAGAAATACAGGCTGTAAAtttcctctttctatttctcACCTACGTACTGAGTGTTACTGGAAATCTCACCATCATCATTCTTACCCTGGTGGATTCCCACCTGGAGGCTcccatgtattttttcc tgaatttctCCTTAGAAATTTCATTCACTTCTGCCTGTAATCCTAGATTTTTCATCAGCATCGTAACTGGAGACAAATCTATTTCCTATAATGCTTGTGCAGCTCAGCTATTTTTCTTTGTCCTCCTTGGCTAACCAGTTTTTCTTCTGGCTGCTATGTCCTATGATCATTATGCGGCTATCTGCAAGCTTCTACATTATACAACCACCATGAGTAACAAGATTTGCTACCAGCTTGTAGTCAGCTCTTGGGTGGCTGGTTTCTTGGTAATCTTCCCACCACTAGCCATGGGTCTGCAGTTGGATTTCTGTGACTCCAATGTCATTGACCACTTCACCTGTGATTCTGCTCCTTTACTCCAAATGTCTTGCACAGACACAAGTACTCTAGAGCTCATGAGCTTTGTTTTAGCCATACTTACTCTTATGTCCACTTTGATGTTAGTAATTCTCTCCCACTCTTACATCCTTAGAACAATTCTGAAAATCCCTTCAgctcaacaaagaaaaaaggccTTCTCAACCTGCTCCTCCCATATGATAGTTGTCTCTATCTCTTATGGGAGCTGCATCTTCATGTATGTCAAAACATCAGCAAAGGAAGGGGTTGCTTTGACAAAAGGTGTGGCTATGCTCAGTACCTCTGTTGCTCTCATGCTGAATCCATTTATTTACACTTTAAGGAACCAGCAGGTGAAAGAAGCATTTAAGGACGTTGTGAAAAAGATACTTTTCTCAAAACCATTGATCTGA